CGCTTGTACTTTATAATTTGAATGCTGAAGTAACTTTTGTACCAATTGCTTTCCAACAAATCCTGTTGCCCCAGTAATTAATATATTTTTTTTATTAGGTTCCATATTTATCCTGGCTAATCCAATACTTGCTGAATAAAATCCAATTTTAACAATAAGGTTTTAATTTCTGGAACACTTAACTGTTGCGTGTTGTGCGAAGTATAGTCGTCAAACTCGGCAATTTCGCATTCACCTTCAACGAAATACTTTTTATAATTTAAATCACGGTTGTCAGCACGAATTCGGTAGTACCTGCCCATATCTTGAGCTTTAGCCATTTCTTCTCTGGACACCAAAGATTCATACAGCTTCTCCCCGTGTCGAGTACCTATTATTTTAACTTCATTATTAGCATTAAATATTTCTAAAATAGCTCGAGCTAAATCTGCAATCGTTGAAGCGGGAGATTTTTGCACAAAAATATCCCCTTGCTCGGCATGTTGAAATGCATGTAGCACTAAATCCACAGAATCTTCCAATGACATTAAAAAACGCGTCATTTTAGGGTCGGTAATAGTAATTGATTTATTGGCTTTTATTTGTTCGATAAAAAGGGGAATTACTGAGCCCCGAGAAGCCATAACATTGCCATAACGGGTAGCACAAATGACTGGACCATTTTTGTCAATCGTTCTTGATTTAGCCACAACAATCTTTTCTGCCATAGCTTTAGAAATACCCATCGCATTAATAGGATAGACCGCTTTGTCCGTACTGAGAACGACTACGCGTTTCACATGGGCCTGAATAGCCGCATTTAAAACATTCTCGGTCCCTAATACATTCGTACGTATTGCTTCCATAGGATAAAATTCACAGGAAGGCACTTGTTTTAATGCAGCCGCATGGAATACATAATCGACTCCCTGCATAGCATCCCTAATTGCGGCGGGATCACGTACATCACCTATATAAAATTTCACCTTGTCATTATTTAACTCATTACGCATGTCTTCCTGTTTTTTTTCATCACGACTAAAGATGCGTATTTCCCGAATATTGGAAG
The Legionella adelaidensis genome window above contains:
- a CDS encoding SDR family NAD(P)-dependent oxidoreductase, coding for MFTDKVLLITGGTGSFGHTVLNRFLSSNIREIRIFSRDEKKQEDMRNELNNDKVKFYIGDVRDPAAIRDAMQGVDYVFHAAALKQVPSCEFYPMEAIRTNVLGTENVLNAAIQAHVKRVVVLSTDKAVYPINAMGISKAMAEKIVVAKSRTIDKNGPVICATRYGNVMASRGSVIPLFIEQIKANKSITITDPKMTRFLMSLEDSVDLVLHAFQHAEQGDIFVQKSPASTIADLARAILEIFNANNEVKIIGTRHGEKLYESLVSREEMAKAQDMGRYYRIRADNRDLNYKKYFVEGECEIAEFDDYTSHNTQQLSVPEIKTLLLKLDFIQQVLD